The following is a genomic window from Amycolatopsis acidiphila.
CCGCCCGGCGCACGAGACGTTGCGGGGGCTGTTCGACGAGGTGCGGCCGCAGTTGCGCGACGGTGCCAAGGAGTTCGCCGAGCAGACCGTGGGCAAGGTGCTCGCCGACGGCGGGGGAGCGGCCCGGCAACGGGCGGCGTTCGCCCGCCGCGGCGACCTGTCGGAGGTCGTCGCTTTCCTCGCCGGGCAGACCGAGCCGTAGCCGGGCGTGTGCGGGGGGTGCGAGTGGGTACCTCCCGGCCGTCAGCTTCCGCTCGACGAAAGGGGAGAACACCATGGCGACCGGAGAAACCGGTTTCGACGACGTCAGCTTCGACCTGATCTCGGTGCAGTACCACGCACTCAAGGCCGGGCACGACTACGGCCAGTACGTCCGCGACGCGGACAACGCCGGACGCAAGGACATCGCCGACTTCTTCCGGCGGGTGATGGAGGAGGACTCGGCGCGGGCGAAGCAGTGTCACGAGTTCCTGAAGGAGCTGTCCGGCACCTCGCAGTCCGGTCCGGCCGTCAGCTGAGAGCGCTGCCGCGAGGCGCGCATCCGGGGTTCCGGATGCGCGCCTTTCCCGTGGTTGGCCGGGCAGTAACCGGGCATTCCAAGGACTTGGTCATGGGCAGGGCCACCGAGGAGATCGGCACGTGGAGATGCTCGCGAGGATGGTGGCGCGGTCGCTGGAGGGCGCGACGGCGACGGCGGAGTCCGGTGAAGGATCCGTGATGGCGGCGGTACTCAGGGCAGCAACGGCACGCCGTGGAACGGGAAGTACATCGTGGCCGGCGGGAACCTGCTGGCGGACTTCCGGGCGAACGCGGCGGCGGAGGCGAACTCGAAACCGACGGACCGGAGACCGAGGTGGCCCCGAGCGCGTTGTTCGACGAGGAGAACCAGGACCACAACCACACCATCTGGCACCTGTCCGACGGGCAGGACGGCGACAAGGGCGGCTGGACGCGGGAGCTCGACTATCTGATGGAACCCCCAGCCCCTCGGCGGCCCGGCGACGGCGCCGAAGCCGGACCCGGCCCTGTACGCGACGTATGCGCCCGCTACCCCGCAGACCGCGAAGGGTGACGTCGAGACGCTCTACCGGGACGGCCGATGGAAGAACCAGGTCGAGGGCAACAGCCGCGCTTCGAACACGAGCGACACCAAGGCCGAGGCGCAGGCGGAGGGCCGCCGGATGGCGATGGACCGCGGGGTGACGCACGTCGTGCGCAAGAAGGACGGCGAGATCGCCGAGACGCACGACTACTCGAACCGCTCCGGCGGCTGAGGACGCGCACCCTGGCTGCGCTCGGCCGCAGACCTTGACTTCCCGCAGCTGACATCTAACATGTCAGTTGTGCTCGAACCTGTCGGACGTCCGCTCCTGCGTGACACCGCCCACCGGCTGATCCGCGAGGCCATCGTGCGCGGGGACATCCCGCCCGGCACCGTCGTACGCGATGCCCAGCTCGCCGAGCAGCTCGGGCTCTCCCGCGCCCCCGTGCGCGACGCGCTCGCCCGGCTCGCCGACGAAGGGCTCGTGAAGACCAAGCCGCAGAGCCACACCCGGGTCACCCCGATCGACGCCGCCGAGGTGCGCGACGCCGCAGCCGTCGTGCGCGCGATGCACGAGCTCGCCGCGCGGACAGCCGTTCCCCTGCTCACCGCCGAGCAGCTGACCGCCATGACCGAGGCCAACCGGCGCTTCGCCGCCGCGGTCCGCGCGGCCGACGCCGACGCGGCGCTCGACGCGGACGACGAGCTGCACGACGTGCTGGTCCGCGCCTGCGGCAACCGCGCCGTGGCCGCCACCATCGGCCGCTACACCCCGCTGATCCGCCGCCTGGAGCGCCTGCGGTTCAGCGTCCCCGCCGCCCGGGACTCGGTGACGCTGCACGAGCGGCTCATCGAGGCGTGCCGGGCCGGTGCCGCGGACGAGGCCGTTCGGGTCACCACCGAGATCTGGCACGAGCTCGAACAGCTCGCCGACTGACGAACGGAGCCCCATGACCCTCGACAGCTTCCAGCGCTACCCGCTGCTGTTCGGCCCTTCGCCGGTCCACCCGCTCGAACGCCTCACCGCCCACCTCGGCGGCGCCGCCGTCTGGGCGAAGCGGGAGGATTGCAACTCCGGGATCGCCTTCGGCGGCAACAAGACCCGCAAGCTGGAGTACCTCGTCGCCGATGCGCTCGCCCAGGGCTGCGACACGCTGGTGTCGATCGGCGGCGTGCAGTCCAACCACACCCGCCAGGTCGCCGCCGTCGCCGCGCGCGCCGGGCTCAACTGCGTGCTCGTGCAGGAGAGCTGGGTCGACTGGCCCGACGCGGTCTACGACAAGGTCGGGAACATCCTGCTGAGCCGCCTCGCCGGTGCGGAGGTGCGGCTGGTCGAGGCGGGCTTCGGCATCGGCTTCAAGGAGAGCTGGGAGCGGGCGCTGCGCGAGATCACCGAGGGCGGCGGGAAGCCGTACGCCATCCCGGCCGGCGCCTCGGACCATCCGCTCGGCGGGCTCGGCTTCGCCCGCTGGGCCCGCGAGGTCGCCGAGCAGGAGCGCGAGCTGGACGTCTTCTTCGACACGGTCGTCGTGTGCTCGGTGACCGGCAGCACCCAGGCCGGCATGATCGCCGGGTTCGCCGCCCTGGACGGGCGGGCCCGGCGCGTGCTCGGCATCGACGCCTCCGCCGAGCCAGGCGAGACCCGTGCGCAGATCGCCCGCATCGCCCGGCGGACCGCGTTGAAGATCGGCGTGGACCGGGACCTGCGCGACGACGAGATCGAGCTGGACGAGCGCTACCACGCCGGGACGTACGGCATCCCCGACGAGTCCACATTGGACGCGATGCGGCTGGCCGCGCGCACCGAGGGGATGATCACCGACCCGGTGTACGAGGGCAAGTCGATGGCGGGCCTGGTCGACCTGGTGAGCCGGGGCGAGATCGGCCGCGACTCCACCGTGCTCTACGCCCATCTCGGTGGCCAGCCCGCGCTCAACGGCTACAGCGCGCTGTTCTCCTGATCCGCGGCCACGGCGTGGTGCGGATGTTTCAGATGCTGGACGGTTTTGACCGCGCTCGGGAGCCGTTGCTCTACTCGGCGGTATGCCGGACAACCCCTGGATCCACGAACCCCTGAAATTCGCCTACTGGGTGCCCAACGTGAGCGGTGGCCTGGTCACCAGCGACATCGAGCAGCGCACGGACTGGGGCTACGACTACAACAGGGAACTGGCCGTACTGGCCGAGAACAACGGTTTCGAGTACGCGCTGAGCCAGGTCCGCTACACCGCCAGCTACGGCGCCGCGTACCAGCACGAGTCCACCGGGTTCAGCCTCGCGCTGCTGCTCGCGACGCAACGGCTGAAGGTCATCGCCGCGATCCACCCCGGCCTGTGGCATCCGGGTGTGCTGGCGAAGTTCATCGCGAGCGCGGACGTCCTCTCCGGTGGCCGTGCCGCCGTCAACGTGGTGAGCGGCTGGTTCAAGGACGAGTTCACCAAGCTCGGCGAACCCTGGCTCGAGCACGACGAACGCTACCGCCGCTCGGAGGAGTTCATCCGCGTGCTCAAGCGGCTGTGGACGGACGACCACGCCGAGTTCGGCGGCGACTTCTACCGGATCCACGACTTCGACATCAAGCCCAAGCCCGAGCTCGCCCCGGGCCGCCCGCATCCCGAGATCTTCCAGGGCGGCAACTCCACCGCGGCCCGCAAGCTGGCCGGGCGTGTCTCGGACTGGTACTTCAGCAACGGCAAGGACTTCGACGGCTTCACCGAGCAGGTCGAGGAGGTCCGCGGCTACGCGGCGGAGAACGAGCACACCGTCCGCTTCGGGCTCAACGGCTTCGTGATCGCCCGGGACTCGGAGAGCGAGGCGAAGGACGTCCTGCGTGAGATCGTCGCGAAGGCGAACACCGACGCGGTGGAGGGCTTCCGCAGTGCGGTCGCGCAGGCGGGCAGGTCCACTTCGGACAGCAAGGGCATGTGGGCCGACTCGGAGTTCCACGACCTGGTGCAGTACAACGACGGGTTCCGGACCGGTCTCATCGGCACCCCCGAGCAGATCGCCGACCGGGCGATCGAGTACAAGCGGCGCGGCGCGAACCTGCTGTTGCTGGGCTTCCTGCACTACCTCGAGGACGTCGAGCACTTCGGCCGGCACGTGCTGCCGATCATCCGCGAGCGCGAGAAGGAGCTGGACGCGGGCTCCGCCACGCCCGAACCGATCGGCATCGTGTCCTGACCGCCACGACGGAATGCGCGGCTCGCCGATTCGCGTTGACACTGCTGTGGACGAGCGCACGGCGATCGAGTCGATAGAGCGGGCGCGGGCGGAGACCCTGCGGTTGGTCGACGCCCTGACGCGCCAGCGGGACGCGATCGTCGAGGCGTCGGCGTTCACCAGCAATGACGACGAGCATGATCCGGAGGGCGCCACGATCGCCTTCGAGCGGGCACAGGTGCTGGCCATGCTGCGGCAGGCGCAGGACGACCTGGCCGACCTGGATCGCGCCACGCAGCGGGTG
Proteins encoded in this region:
- a CDS encoding GntR family transcriptional regulator, yielding MLEPVGRPLLRDTAHRLIREAIVRGDIPPGTVVRDAQLAEQLGLSRAPVRDALARLADEGLVKTKPQSHTRVTPIDAAEVRDAAAVVRAMHELAARTAVPLLTAEQLTAMTEANRRFAAAVRAADADAALDADDELHDVLVRACGNRAVAATIGRYTPLIRRLERLRFSVPAARDSVTLHERLIEACRAGAADEAVRVTTEIWHELEQLAD
- a CDS encoding acyl carrier protein: MATGETGFDDVSFDLISVQYHALKAGHDYGQYVRDADNAGRKDIADFFRRVMEEDSARAKQCHEFLKELSGTSQSGPAVS
- a CDS encoding TraR/DksA family transcriptional regulator; protein product: MDERTAIESIERARAETLRLVDALTRQRDAIVEASAFTSNDDEHDPEGATIAFERAQVLAMLRQAQDDLADLDRATQRVRAGSYGECERCGGPIADGRLAARPAARTCIKCAR
- a CDS encoding 1-aminocyclopropane-1-carboxylate deaminase, whose translation is MTLDSFQRYPLLFGPSPVHPLERLTAHLGGAAVWAKREDCNSGIAFGGNKTRKLEYLVADALAQGCDTLVSIGGVQSNHTRQVAAVAARAGLNCVLVQESWVDWPDAVYDKVGNILLSRLAGAEVRLVEAGFGIGFKESWERALREITEGGGKPYAIPAGASDHPLGGLGFARWAREVAEQERELDVFFDTVVVCSVTGSTQAGMIAGFAALDGRARRVLGIDASAEPGETRAQIARIARRTALKIGVDRDLRDDEIELDERYHAGTYGIPDESTLDAMRLAARTEGMITDPVYEGKSMAGLVDLVSRGEIGRDSTVLYAHLGGQPALNGYSALFS
- the sfnG gene encoding dimethylsulfone monooxygenase SfnG, translated to MPDNPWIHEPLKFAYWVPNVSGGLVTSDIEQRTDWGYDYNRELAVLAENNGFEYALSQVRYTASYGAAYQHESTGFSLALLLATQRLKVIAAIHPGLWHPGVLAKFIASADVLSGGRAAVNVVSGWFKDEFTKLGEPWLEHDERYRRSEEFIRVLKRLWTDDHAEFGGDFYRIHDFDIKPKPELAPGRPHPEIFQGGNSTAARKLAGRVSDWYFSNGKDFDGFTEQVEEVRGYAAENEHTVRFGLNGFVIARDSESEAKDVLREIVAKANTDAVEGFRSAVAQAGRSTSDSKGMWADSEFHDLVQYNDGFRTGLIGTPEQIADRAIEYKRRGANLLLLGFLHYLEDVEHFGRHVLPIIREREKELDAGSATPEPIGIVS